One genomic region from Microcella humidisoli encodes:
- a CDS encoding MarR family winged helix-turn-helix transcriptional regulator, translated as MTDLLALDRQVCFAVVAASRSIVALYKPILEPLGLTHPQYLVMLALWESSPLRVKDLGERLLLDPATLSPLLKRLEQQGLVTRARDTADERALALALTPAGVALRQQAEQVPGRVIERLGLTIGELESIRDSATALLAASRAATVRPAPVDSAPVDSAPADSAPADSAPDDITAD; from the coding sequence ATGACCGACCTGCTCGCCCTCGACCGCCAGGTGTGCTTCGCGGTCGTCGCCGCGAGCCGCAGCATCGTCGCCCTCTACAAGCCCATCCTCGAGCCGCTCGGGCTCACCCACCCGCAATACCTCGTGATGCTCGCGCTGTGGGAGTCGAGCCCGCTGCGCGTGAAAGACCTCGGCGAGCGCCTGCTGCTCGACCCGGCCACGCTGAGCCCGCTGCTCAAGCGGCTCGAGCAGCAAGGCCTGGTGACGCGGGCGCGCGACACCGCGGATGAGCGGGCGCTCGCCCTCGCGCTGACACCGGCCGGCGTCGCCCTGCGGCAGCAGGCCGAGCAGGTGCCCGGCCGCGTGATCGAGCGGCTGGGGCTGACGATCGGCGAGCTCGAGAGCATCCGCGATTCGGCGACGGCCCTGCTCGCGGCCAGTCGCGCCGCGACCGTCCGCCCTGCGCCCGTCGACTCAGCGCCCGTCGACTCAGCGCCCGCCGACTCAGCGCCCGCCGACTCTGCGCCCGACGACATCACCGCCGACTAG
- a CDS encoding 1-phosphofructokinase family hexose kinase, with amino-acid sequence MAHLSAEPAAGSAARPASIVTLTVNPALDVSTSTETLVAEHKMRCGPSRVNAGGGGVNVSRVIERLGGHSTAIYAVGGATGQAYRQLLEAEGLIGRAIAIAGATRENITIDETSTGKQYRFVLQGPSLADTEWKQCLRATEAAMHLGGYVVPSGSLAPEMPDDFYARVARRARELGVRCVLDASGAALALAVEEGVYLVKPSGRELGELVGATVLSIDEKIDAARELVGRGTVEIVALTLGGDGAVLVTAEGATRLASPPITVRSTVGAGDSFVGAMVLRLAQGRDLATAFRAGVAAGAATATTEATELCHRDDVERFEADLARDAATAH; translated from the coding sequence ATGGCTCACCTCAGTGCAGAACCGGCCGCGGGTTCGGCGGCTCGACCGGCCTCGATCGTCACGCTCACCGTCAACCCGGCGCTCGACGTCAGCACGTCCACCGAGACCCTCGTCGCCGAGCACAAGATGCGCTGCGGCCCGAGTCGGGTGAATGCGGGCGGCGGGGGCGTGAACGTCAGCCGCGTGATCGAGCGGCTCGGCGGGCACTCCACCGCCATCTACGCGGTCGGCGGGGCCACGGGCCAGGCCTATCGTCAGCTGCTCGAGGCGGAAGGGCTCATCGGGCGGGCGATCGCGATCGCCGGCGCGACGCGCGAGAACATCACGATCGACGAGACCTCGACCGGCAAGCAGTACCGCTTCGTGCTGCAGGGTCCGAGCCTCGCCGACACCGAGTGGAAGCAGTGCCTGCGCGCCACCGAGGCGGCGATGCACCTCGGCGGCTACGTCGTGCCCAGCGGTTCGCTCGCCCCAGAGATGCCCGATGACTTCTACGCGCGCGTCGCGCGTCGCGCCCGCGAGCTCGGGGTGCGGTGCGTGCTCGACGCCTCGGGCGCGGCGCTCGCCCTCGCTGTCGAGGAGGGCGTCTACCTCGTGAAGCCATCGGGCCGCGAGCTCGGTGAGCTGGTCGGCGCGACGGTGCTCTCGATCGACGAGAAGATCGACGCGGCCCGTGAGCTCGTCGGCCGCGGCACGGTCGAGATCGTCGCGCTCACCCTCGGGGGTGACGGTGCTGTGCTGGTGACGGCGGAGGGTGCGACCCGCCTGGCCTCGCCGCCCATCACCGTGCGATCGACGGTCGGCGCCGGAGACAGCTTCGTGGGGGCGATGGTGCTGCGGTTGGCCCAGGGGCGCGATCTCGCCACCGCGTTCCGCGCTGGTGTCGCGGCCGGTGCCGCGACGGCCACGACCGAGGCGACAGAGCTGTGCCACCGTGACGACGTCGAACGCTTCGAGGCCGACCTGGCCCGCGACGCGGCGACGGCTCACTGA
- a CDS encoding circularly permuted type 2 ATP-grasp protein produces the protein MADLFDGYTATAARSGSAVAFDEMFTPDSQVRLPYRQIHAALAQMSQDELRGRTEALASSYLAQGVTFDFAGEERPFPLDAVPRVIERVEWSHLEAGVAQRVRVLEAFLTDIYGPQRCIADGVIPARLVSSSSHYHRSAAGIESANGVRIQVSGIDLIRDEHGTWRVLEDNVRVPSGVSYVISNRRVMAQTLPELFVSMRVRPVGDYPTRLLDALRASAPSGVDDPTVVVLTPGVYNSAYFEHTLLARLMGVELVEGRDLYCSGGRVFMRTTAGPQRVDVIYRRVDDEFLDPLTFRADSMLGTPGLMLAARLGNVTITNAVGNGVADDKLVYTYLPDLARYFLNEDPIIPNVDTWRLEDPDSLEEVLDRLHELVVKPVDGSGGKGLVVGPAASAAELDELRMRLQEDPRGWIAQPVVQLSTIPTLVDDGMRPRHADLRPFAVNDGREVWVLPGGLTRVALPEGQLVVNSSQGGGSKDTWVVGQLPMVADSHDVQGIVAEQATVTQSIPIITDAAAHVIDHNPQDDPRRAQSEQQQQSHTAQGNGAPAVSRGVE, from the coding sequence ATGGCCGACCTCTTCGACGGGTACACGGCGACAGCCGCCCGGTCGGGCTCGGCCGTCGCCTTCGACGAGATGTTCACGCCCGACAGCCAGGTGCGCCTGCCCTACCGGCAGATCCACGCGGCCCTCGCGCAGATGTCGCAAGACGAGCTGCGCGGCCGCACCGAAGCGCTCGCCTCGAGCTACCTCGCGCAAGGCGTCACCTTCGACTTCGCCGGCGAAGAACGGCCGTTTCCGCTGGATGCGGTGCCGCGCGTCATCGAACGCGTCGAGTGGAGCCACCTCGAGGCCGGAGTCGCTCAGCGCGTGCGCGTGCTCGAGGCCTTCCTCACCGACATCTACGGACCGCAGCGCTGCATCGCCGACGGCGTGATCCCCGCGCGGCTCGTGTCGAGCTCGAGCCACTACCACCGCTCGGCGGCGGGCATCGAGAGCGCCAACGGCGTGCGCATCCAGGTGTCGGGCATCGACCTCATCCGCGACGAGCACGGCACCTGGCGCGTGCTCGAGGACAACGTGCGGGTGCCGAGCGGCGTGAGCTACGTCATCTCGAACCGTCGGGTCATGGCGCAGACGCTGCCCGAGCTCTTCGTGTCGATGCGCGTGCGCCCCGTGGGCGACTACCCGACGCGGCTGCTCGACGCGCTGCGCGCATCCGCCCCCTCGGGCGTCGACGACCCGACCGTCGTCGTGCTCACACCCGGCGTCTACAACTCGGCCTACTTCGAGCACACCCTGCTCGCGCGGCTCATGGGCGTCGAGCTCGTCGAGGGCCGCGACCTCTACTGCTCGGGCGGGCGCGTCTTCATGCGCACGACCGCCGGACCGCAGCGCGTCGATGTCATCTACCGCCGCGTCGACGACGAGTTCCTCGATCCGCTGACGTTCCGTGCCGACTCGATGCTCGGCACGCCCGGCCTCATGCTCGCGGCGCGGCTCGGCAACGTGACGATCACCAATGCGGTCGGCAACGGCGTCGCCGACGACAAGCTCGTCTACACCTACCTGCCCGACCTCGCGCGCTACTTCCTCAACGAAGACCCGATCATCCCCAACGTCGACACCTGGCGGCTCGAAGACCCCGACTCGCTCGAAGAGGTGCTCGACCGCCTGCACGAGCTCGTGGTCAAGCCCGTCGACGGCTCGGGCGGCAAGGGCCTCGTCGTCGGTCCGGCCGCGAGTGCCGCCGAACTCGATGAGCTGCGGATGCGCCTGCAGGAAGACCCGCGCGGGTGGATCGCGCAGCCGGTCGTGCAGCTCTCGACCATCCCCACGCTCGTCGATGACGGCATGCGCCCGCGCCACGCCGACCTGCGGCCCTTCGCCGTCAACGACGGCCGCGAGGTGTGGGTGCTGCCGGGCGGGCTCACGCGCGTCGCGCTGCCCGAGGGGCAGCTCGTCGTCAACTCGAGCCAGGGCGGCGGCTCGAAAGACACGTGGGTCGTGGGCCAGCTGCCCATGGTCGCCGACAGTCACGATGTGCAGGGCATCGTCGCCGAGCAGGCCACCGTCACGCAGTCGATCCCGATCATCACGGATGCCGCGGCGCACGTCATCGACCACAATCCGCAGGACGACCCGCGCCGGGCGCAGTCGGAGCAACAACAGCAGAGTCACACCGCGCAGGGCAATGGCGCTCCCGCAGTCTCGAGGGGGGTCGAGTGA
- a CDS encoding alpha-E domain-containing protein: MLSRIAESLFWIGRYVERSDGTARILDVHLQLLLEDPWIDEDTACRSLLSVMGSDVDPDHALTRADVLAILAVDRSHPASIAYSLGAARENARRAREVVSTELWEVLNTTRARMPRKVAPEKVHEFFGWVRERSALAVGIVESATSRDEAYSFFTLGRSLERADMTARLLATRSLTEASGPSWTTILRSVGAYEAYLRTYRGVPSAKNAAEFLLLDRLFPRSILFAVTRAEQSLRDIEPRGWERAGIGDQALRQLGQIRSELEYRPIADILDDLQRHMDAVQLATSATSEAVRQRYFPTNAAPSWVAEKT, from the coding sequence ATGCTGAGCCGGATCGCCGAGAGCCTGTTCTGGATCGGGCGCTACGTCGAGCGCAGCGATGGAACGGCGCGCATCCTCGATGTGCACCTGCAGCTGCTGCTCGAAGACCCGTGGATCGATGAGGACACCGCGTGCCGGTCGCTGCTGAGCGTCATGGGCAGCGACGTCGATCCCGACCACGCCCTCACGCGCGCCGATGTGCTCGCGATCCTCGCGGTCGACCGCTCGCATCCCGCCTCGATCGCGTACTCGCTCGGCGCGGCGCGCGAGAACGCCCGCCGCGCGCGCGAGGTCGTGAGCACCGAGCTGTGGGAGGTGCTCAACACCACGCGCGCACGCATGCCGCGCAAGGTCGCCCCCGAGAAGGTGCACGAGTTCTTCGGCTGGGTGCGCGAGCGCTCGGCGCTCGCCGTGGGCATCGTCGAATCGGCGACGAGCCGCGACGAGGCCTACTCGTTCTTCACGCTCGGCCGCTCGCTCGAGCGGGCCGACATGACGGCCCGCCTGCTCGCGACGCGCTCGCTCACCGAGGCCTCCGGCCCCTCGTGGACGACGATCCTGCGCAGCGTCGGCGCCTACGAGGCCTACCTGCGCACCTACCGCGGCGTGCCGAGCGCCAAGAACGCCGCCGAGTTCCTCCTGCTCGACCGACTCTTCCCGCGCTCGATCCTCTTCGCGGTGACGCGCGCCGAGCAGAGCCTGCGCGACATCGAGCCGCGCGGCTGGGAGCGCGCCGGCATCGGCGATCAGGCGCTGCGGCAGCTCGGGCAGATCCGCAGCGAGCTCGAGTACCGGCCCATCGCCGACATCCTCGACGACCTGCAGCGGCACATGGATGCCGTGCAGCTCGCGACGAGCGCGACGAGCGAGGCCGTGCGCCAGCGCTACTTCCCCACCAATGCGGCGCCGAGCTGGGTGGCGGAGAAGACATGA
- a CDS encoding transglutaminase family protein: MNRLRIRHVTGYHYKGNVTASYNEARMLPASSDGQVVLHSHLAISPTSSQHHYVDYFGTRVAAFEQLDQHHELSLTADSLVELRPRGSQDGSISWAELAIAVEKTVGSVENTVQTKLTAPPDEVAERAREFAAAAADPEAAAREICAWIYDEVQYMSGITGVHTTAAEAWAHKKGVCQDITHLALGALRSIGIPARYVSGYLHPSRDPQIGETIAGESHAWVEWFDGEWQGFDPTNMLEIRDRHVIVGRGRDYRDVPPLRGVYAGPSSSKLFVTVEITRES; the protein is encoded by the coding sequence ATGAACCGGTTGAGAATCCGGCACGTCACCGGCTACCACTACAAGGGCAACGTCACCGCGTCGTACAACGAGGCCCGCATGCTGCCCGCGAGTTCGGACGGCCAGGTCGTGCTGCACTCGCACCTCGCCATCAGCCCGACGTCGTCGCAGCACCACTACGTCGACTACTTCGGCACGCGCGTCGCGGCCTTCGAGCAGCTCGACCAGCACCACGAGCTGTCGCTCACGGCCGACAGCCTCGTCGAGCTGCGCCCGCGCGGGTCGCAAGACGGCTCGATCAGCTGGGCCGAGCTCGCGATCGCCGTCGAGAAGACGGTCGGCTCGGTCGAGAACACCGTGCAGACGAAGCTCACGGCACCGCCCGACGAGGTCGCCGAGCGGGCGCGCGAGTTCGCCGCTGCTGCCGCCGACCCCGAGGCCGCCGCGCGCGAGATCTGCGCGTGGATCTACGACGAGGTGCAGTACATGTCGGGCATCACGGGCGTGCACACGACGGCCGCCGAGGCCTGGGCGCACAAGAAGGGCGTGTGCCAAGACATCACGCACCTCGCGCTCGGCGCGCTGCGCTCGATCGGCATCCCCGCGCGCTACGTCAGCGGCTACCTGCACCCGTCGCGCGACCCGCAGATCGGCGAGACGATCGCGGGCGAGTCGCACGCCTGGGTCGAGTGGTTCGATGGCGAGTGGCAGGGCTTCGACCCCACCAACATGCTCGAGATCCGCGACCGTCACGTCATCGTCGGCCGCGGTCGCGACTACCGCGACGTGCCGCCCCTGCGCGGCGTCTACGCCGGGCCGTCGAGCTCGAAGCTCTTCGTCACGGTCGAGATCACGCGCGAGAGCTGA
- a CDS encoding MFS transporter produces MNAMFRSLAGVNYRIWFAGALISNVGTWMQRTAQDWFVLTELTDNDAAAVGVTMALQFGPALIIGPLAGIIADRMPGRRLLAITQIAQALLALALGLIIVLGIAELWMVYLLALGLGIATAVDAPARQTFVGELVGTADLPNAVALNSASFNTARLIGPAAAGLLTVLVGAGWVILINVLTFAAMLVALGLLREAELQPMQKTTRGRGQLRAGFQYVARRADLVVVFTMVFLVGTFGFNFAIFTATMARVEFGRDAAEFGLLSSILAIGSVVGALLSARRERPRLRVIVLAAIGFAGSMVVAALMPTIEFFALALIPIGFFALTMITSANAYVQTTTRASIRGRVMALYLTIFMGGTPIGAPLLGLVANELGARWAMGVGALAGLLAAVVAVLWMRSTRNLRIRRHPAADPWWRLRVRYDGDDVERRELDLETATQEIAIVEAEARKT; encoded by the coding sequence ATGAACGCCATGTTCCGCTCGCTCGCCGGCGTCAACTACCGCATCTGGTTCGCCGGGGCGCTGATCTCGAACGTCGGCACGTGGATGCAGCGCACGGCGCAAGACTGGTTCGTGCTCACCGAGCTCACCGACAACGACGCCGCCGCCGTCGGCGTGACGATGGCCCTGCAGTTCGGCCCCGCGCTCATCATCGGCCCGCTCGCCGGCATCATCGCCGACCGGATGCCCGGCCGCCGCCTGCTGGCCATCACGCAGATCGCCCAGGCCCTGCTGGCCCTGGCGCTCGGGCTCATCATCGTGCTCGGCATCGCCGAGCTCTGGATGGTCTACCTGCTCGCCCTCGGGCTCGGCATTGCGACGGCCGTCGACGCCCCCGCCCGCCAGACCTTCGTCGGCGAGCTCGTGGGCACGGCCGACCTGCCCAACGCCGTCGCCCTGAACTCGGCCTCGTTCAACACCGCGCGCCTCATCGGCCCCGCCGCCGCCGGCCTGCTCACCGTGCTCGTCGGCGCAGGCTGGGTAATTCTGATCAACGTGCTGACGTTCGCCGCCATGCTCGTCGCTCTCGGGCTGCTGCGGGAGGCGGAGCTGCAACCGATGCAGAAGACCACTCGGGGGCGCGGGCAGCTGCGCGCGGGCTTCCAGTACGTGGCTCGACGAGCCGATCTCGTCGTGGTGTTCACGATGGTCTTCCTCGTCGGCACCTTCGGCTTCAACTTCGCCATCTTCACCGCGACCATGGCGCGCGTCGAGTTCGGGCGCGATGCCGCCGAGTTCGGGCTGCTGTCGTCGATCCTCGCGATCGGCTCGGTCGTCGGCGCCCTCCTCTCGGCGCGGCGCGAACGACCGCGGTTGCGCGTCATCGTGCTCGCGGCGATCGGCTTCGCCGGCTCGATGGTCGTCGCGGCGCTCATGCCCACGATCGAGTTCTTCGCCCTCGCGCTCATCCCCATCGGCTTCTTCGCGCTCACCATGATCACGAGCGCCAACGCCTACGTGCAGACGACGACGCGCGCGAGCATCCGCGGCCGCGTCATGGCGCTCTACCTGACGATCTTCATGGGCGGAACGCCCATCGGCGCACCCCTGCTCGGCCTCGTCGCCAACGAGCTCGGAGCACGCTGGGCCATGGGCGTCGGCGCCCTCGCGGGGCTGCTCGCGGCGGTTGTCGCCGTTCTGTGGATGCGCAGCACGCGCAATCTGCGCATCCGCCGCCACCCGGCCGCCGACCCGTGGTGGCGCCTGCGCGTGCGGTACGACGGCGACGACGTCGAACGCCGCGAGCTCGACCTCGAGACGGCGACGCAGGAGATCGCGATCGTCGAGGCCGAGGCGCGCAAGACCTAG
- a CDS encoding FGGY family carbohydrate kinase, which translates to MTLVAGVDTSTQSCKVVIVDAATGATVREGRAPHPEGTAVDPAAWWAAFVAAVEQAGGLADVAAIAVGGQQHGLVALDAEGRVVRDALLWNDTRSAAAAADLIAEVGAADYARRTGSVPVASFTVTKLRWMRDHEPELVPSIAAVALPHDWLTWRLRGYGPVGESALGPRLEELVTDRSDASGTGYWSPATNAYDLDLFALALGRPAREADPSRASTPASTGLHNSGDPAPVVLPRVLEPGVSTTVDAETPELRGSRAGVLVGPGAGDNAAAALGLGAGAGDVVISIGTSGTVFAVSPEPVVDDSGAVAGFADAAGAFLPLVATLNAARVLDAVAALLGVDHDGLADLALAAEPGAGGVVLLPYFEGERTPNLPDATATLSGLTLASTTRENLARAAIEGMLCGLADGLDAIARHGLQPRRLLLVGGAARSRAVPAIAAAVLGLPVVVPEPGEYVARGAARQAAELLGHSTEWPLELHAAVEHPVQPQVRAAYAAAFAGARH; encoded by the coding sequence ATGACCCTCGTCGCCGGCGTCGACACCTCGACGCAGAGCTGCAAGGTCGTGATCGTCGATGCCGCGACGGGGGCGACCGTGCGCGAAGGGCGCGCGCCGCATCCCGAGGGCACGGCGGTCGACCCCGCGGCGTGGTGGGCCGCGTTCGTCGCCGCGGTCGAGCAGGCCGGCGGGCTCGCCGACGTCGCCGCGATCGCGGTCGGCGGCCAGCAGCACGGGCTCGTCGCGCTCGACGCCGAGGGCCGCGTCGTGCGCGACGCCCTGCTCTGGAACGACACCCGCTCAGCCGCCGCTGCCGCCGACCTCATCGCTGAGGTGGGGGCGGCCGACTACGCGCGCCGCACCGGGTCGGTGCCCGTCGCCTCGTTCACGGTGACGAAACTGCGGTGGATGCGCGACCACGAGCCCGAGCTCGTGCCGAGCATCGCGGCCGTCGCCCTGCCGCACGACTGGCTCACGTGGCGACTGCGCGGCTACGGTCCCGTCGGCGAGAGCGCGCTCGGTCCGCGGCTGGAGGAGCTCGTCACCGACCGCTCCGACGCGAGCGGCACGGGCTACTGGTCGCCCGCGACGAACGCCTACGACCTCGACCTGTTCGCCCTCGCGCTCGGGCGCCCGGCGCGCGAAGCCGACCCGAGCCGAGCATCCACGCCCGCATCGACCGGTCTCCACAATTCAGGAGACCCGGCCCCGGTCGTGCTGCCGCGCGTGCTCGAGCCCGGCGTGTCGACGACGGTCGACGCCGAGACTCCTGAATTGCGGGGATCGCGCGCGGGCGTGCTCGTCGGCCCGGGCGCGGGCGACAACGCCGCCGCGGCGCTCGGCCTCGGTGCTGGCGCGGGCGACGTCGTCATCTCGATCGGCACGAGCGGAACCGTGTTCGCCGTGAGCCCCGAACCCGTCGTCGACGACTCGGGCGCCGTCGCCGGCTTCGCCGACGCCGCGGGCGCCTTCCTGCCGCTCGTCGCCACGCTCAACGCCGCGCGCGTGCTCGACGCCGTGGCCGCGCTGCTCGGCGTCGACCACGACGGCCTCGCCGACCTCGCCCTCGCGGCCGAGCCCGGTGCGGGCGGCGTCGTGCTGCTGCCCTACTTCGAGGGCGAGCGAACGCCCAACCTTCCCGACGCGACCGCGACGCTGAGCGGCCTGACTCTCGCTTCCACCACGCGCGAGAACCTGGCCCGCGCTGCGATCGAGGGGATGCTGTGCGGCCTCGCCGACGGACTCGACGCCATCGCGCGCCACGGCCTGCAGCCCCGGCGCCTGCTGCTCGTCGGCGGCGCGGCGCGGTCGCGGGCGGTGCCCGCGATCGCCGCGGCCGTGCTCGGCCTGCCGGTCGTCGTGCCCGAGCCGGGGGAGTACGTCGCGCGCGGCGCCGCACGCCAGGCGGCCGAGCTGCTCGGCCACAGCACGGAATGGCCGCTCGAGCTGCATGCGGCGGTCGAGCATCCCGTTCAGCCTCAGGTGCGCGCCGCCTACGCCGCCGCGTTCGCTGGCGCTCGTCACTAG
- the xylA gene encoding xylose isomerase: protein MATTPTPADHFTFGLWTVGYNGADPFGGPTRAPLDVVHVVEKLTELGAYGLTLHDDDLFAFGSTDAERRTQIDRLIAASASTGLKVPMITTNLFSAPVFKDGGFTSNDRAVRRFALRKVLRNLDLAAELGAHTFVMWGGREGAEYDAAKDVRSAIARYREAVNILTQYVTDKGYGIRFAIEPKPNEPRGDILLPTLGHAMAFIETLEHPELVGLNPEVGHEQMAGLNFTAGIAQALEAGKLFHIDLNGQRGIKYDQDLVFGHGDLHNAFSLVDLLENGAPGGGRAYDGPRHFDYKPSRTEDENGVWASAAANMRTYLLLKERAAAFRADPEVQAALAAARVDELAQPTLGAGETVDDLLADPTAYETFDSSAYFNGKGFGFVHLQQLATEHLMGAR, encoded by the coding sequence ATGGCAACGACGCCGACCCCCGCCGACCACTTCACCTTCGGGCTCTGGACCGTCGGCTACAACGGTGCCGACCCCTTCGGCGGGCCGACCCGCGCGCCCCTCGACGTCGTGCACGTCGTCGAGAAGCTCACCGAGCTCGGCGCCTACGGCCTCACGCTGCACGACGACGACCTGTTCGCGTTCGGCTCCACCGACGCCGAGCGGCGCACCCAGATCGATCGGCTCATCGCTGCGTCAGCATCCACGGGCCTCAAGGTGCCCATGATCACGACCAACCTGTTCAGCGCACCCGTCTTCAAAGACGGCGGCTTCACCTCGAACGACCGCGCCGTGCGCCGCTTCGCGCTGCGCAAGGTGCTGCGCAACCTCGACCTCGCCGCTGAGCTCGGTGCACACACCTTCGTCATGTGGGGCGGCCGCGAGGGCGCTGAGTACGACGCCGCGAAAGACGTGCGCTCGGCGATCGCGCGCTACCGCGAAGCCGTCAACATCTTGACGCAGTACGTCACCGACAAGGGCTACGGAATCCGCTTCGCGATCGAGCCCAAGCCCAACGAGCCGCGCGGCGACATCCTGCTGCCGACCCTCGGCCACGCCATGGCCTTCATCGAGACGCTCGAGCACCCCGAGCTCGTCGGCCTCAACCCCGAGGTCGGGCACGAGCAGATGGCGGGCCTCAACTTCACGGCCGGCATCGCGCAGGCGCTCGAGGCCGGCAAGCTCTTCCACATCGACCTCAACGGCCAGCGCGGCATCAAGTACGACCAAGACCTCGTCTTCGGCCACGGCGACCTGCACAACGCCTTCTCGCTCGTCGACCTGCTCGAGAACGGCGCCCCCGGCGGCGGTCGTGCGTACGACGGCCCGCGCCACTTCGACTACAAGCCCTCGCGCACCGAAGACGAGAACGGCGTGTGGGCCTCGGCCGCCGCCAACATGCGCACCTACCTGCTGCTCAAGGAGCGCGCCGCGGCGTTCCGCGCCGACCCCGAGGTGCAGGCGGCGCTCGCCGCGGCCCGCGTCGACGAGCTCGCGCAGCCCACGCTCGGCGCGGGCGAGACGGTCGACGACCTGCTCGCCGACCCCACCGCGTACGAGACCTTCGATTCGAGCGCCTACTTCAACGGCAAGGGCTTCGGCTTCGTGCACCTGCAGCAGCTCGCCACCGAGCACCTGATGGGCGCCCGCTAG
- the arfA gene encoding arabinosylfuranosidase ArfA, with product MTITNISIDPRDVVAPVSRRTFGSFVEHMGRCVYDGLYEPGHPSADDHGFRRDVIELVRELGVSTIRYPGGNFVSGYRWEDGVGPRDERPARRDLAWRSVETNQIGVDEFAGWCRLVDAELMLAVNLGTRGVLEAVELLEYVNHPAGTRLSDWRVSNGAPEPHDVRMWCLGNEMDGSWQLGAMSADDYGTLAARTAAAMKMADPSIELVACGSSGSAMSTFGAWERTVLERTYEHVDAISCHAYYQERDGDLAAFLASSLDMEHVIETVVATADHVKHTLRQTKTIMISFDEWNVWYYDQHVERERDREPWTIAPRLLEDVYSVADAVVVGSLLITLLRHSDRVRSASMAQLVNVIAPIMTQPGGAAWRQTIFFPFATTSRLASGEVLRASITTDSYATAEWNEVPYVDAVVTYDAPALEAAVFLVNRHLTESRTVSIDLERVPAMRIVEALTLSDPDPTAANTLENPDRVSLAPNASARLDAGRLLIDLPPVSWSAIALSGAGLDAMAG from the coding sequence CTGACCATCACGAACATCTCCATCGACCCTCGCGACGTCGTCGCGCCGGTGAGTCGGCGCACGTTCGGATCGTTCGTCGAGCACATGGGGCGCTGCGTCTACGACGGCCTGTACGAACCCGGGCACCCGTCGGCCGACGACCACGGCTTCCGTCGCGACGTCATCGAGCTCGTGCGCGAGCTCGGGGTTTCGACGATCCGCTACCCGGGGGGCAACTTCGTCTCGGGCTACCGCTGGGAGGACGGTGTGGGGCCGCGTGATGAGCGGCCTGCTCGCCGCGACCTCGCGTGGCGCAGCGTCGAGACGAACCAGATCGGTGTCGACGAGTTCGCGGGCTGGTGCCGGCTCGTCGACGCCGAGCTCATGCTCGCCGTGAACCTCGGAACGCGGGGGGTGCTCGAGGCAGTGGAGCTGCTCGAGTACGTGAACCACCCGGCCGGCACGCGGCTGTCTGACTGGCGGGTCAGCAACGGTGCCCCCGAACCGCACGACGTGCGGATGTGGTGCCTCGGCAACGAGATGGATGGGTCCTGGCAGCTCGGTGCCATGTCGGCGGACGACTACGGCACCCTCGCGGCACGCACGGCCGCCGCGATGAAGATGGCCGACCCCTCGATCGAACTGGTCGCATGCGGCAGTTCGGGCTCTGCTATGAGCACCTTCGGCGCGTGGGAGCGCACCGTGCTCGAGCGCACCTACGAGCACGTCGACGCCATCTCGTGCCATGCCTACTATCAGGAGCGCGATGGCGACCTCGCCGCCTTTCTCGCGTCGTCGCTCGACATGGAGCACGTCATCGAGACGGTCGTGGCCACGGCCGACCACGTCAAGCACACGCTCCGTCAGACCAAGACGATCATGATCTCGTTCGACGAGTGGAACGTCTGGTACTACGACCAGCATGTCGAGCGCGAACGCGATCGCGAGCCCTGGACGATCGCACCGCGACTGCTCGAAGACGTCTACTCGGTGGCCGACGCCGTCGTCGTCGGCAGCCTGCTCATCACCCTGCTGCGCCACAGCGACCGAGTCCGATCCGCGAGCATGGCGCAACTGGTCAACGTCATCGCGCCGATCATGACGCAACCGGGTGGCGCAGCGTGGCGGCAGACCATCTTCTTCCCCTTCGCGACGACGAGCAGACTGGCGAGCGGGGAGGTGCTGCGCGCCTCGATCACCACCGACAGCTACGCCACGGCCGAGTGGAACGAGGTTCCGTACGTCGACGCCGTGGTCACCTACGACGCACCGGCGCTCGAGGCGGCGGTGTTCCTCGTCAACCGGCACCTCACCGAGTCGCGGACAGTCTCGATCGATCTCGAACGCGTGCCCGCGATGCGGATCGTGGAAGCGCTGACGCTGAGCGACCCCGACCCCACCGCGGCGAACACCCTCGAGAATCCCGACCGGGTCTCTCTCGCTCCGAACGCCTCGGCGCGGCTCGATGCCGGACGCCTGCTGATCGACCTGCCACCGGTGTCGTGGAGCGCGATCGCGCTCTCGGGGGCAGGCCTCGACGCGATGGCAGGGTAG